One genomic segment of Novosphingobium sp. RL4 includes these proteins:
- a CDS encoding LacI family DNA-binding transcriptional regulator, with protein MSTNTRGPRKQRSSAKIDDVARLAGVSPMTVSRVINKGANVREETRRKVEAAIAELNYAPSTAARVLAGGEDLRIGLLHSNPSFAYLSEFLVGALEETSTANAQLLVKPCNEEGAEAKAVAQLLRTRIDGVILPPPLSDSPAVLEALRHADVPVVAVATGRAPEWALSVSIDDREAAFTMTHHLAALGHRRIGFITGHPNQTASAERLDGYREALSALSLPFDPSLVAQGYFTYRSGLEAAAQLLDLQAPPTAIFASNDDMAAAAITVAHRRGLDVPGALTVCGFDDTALAVSVWPELTTIRQPTAEMARRAVRLLIGEIRSRNGGAAAGDHPHVVAEFKLIRRDSDAAPRA; from the coding sequence ATGAGCACCAATACCAGAGGTCCGCGCAAGCAGCGCTCCAGCGCCAAGATCGACGATGTCGCCCGCCTCGCGGGGGTTTCGCCGATGACGGTCAGCCGCGTCATCAACAAGGGCGCCAACGTCCGCGAGGAAACCCGCCGCAAGGTCGAGGCCGCCATCGCCGAACTGAACTACGCCCCCAGCACCGCCGCGCGCGTGCTGGCGGGCGGAGAGGATCTCAGGATCGGCCTGCTCCATTCCAACCCGAGCTTTGCCTATCTCAGCGAATTCCTCGTCGGCGCGCTGGAGGAAACCAGCACGGCCAATGCCCAGCTTCTGGTCAAGCCCTGCAACGAGGAAGGCGCCGAGGCGAAGGCCGTGGCGCAGCTGCTGCGCACCCGTATCGACGGGGTGATCCTGCCGCCGCCGCTCAGCGATTCCCCGGCGGTTCTCGAGGCGCTCCGGCATGCCGACGTGCCGGTAGTGGCGGTCGCCACGGGCCGCGCGCCGGAATGGGCGCTCTCGGTGAGCATCGACGACCGCGAAGCCGCCTTCACGATGACGCACCACCTCGCCGCGCTGGGGCATAGGCGGATCGGCTTCATCACCGGCCATCCCAACCAGACCGCAAGCGCCGAGCGGCTCGACGGCTACCGCGAGGCGCTTTCCGCGCTCAGCCTGCCGTTCGATCCCTCGCTGGTGGCGCAGGGCTACTTCACCTATCGCTCGGGGCTGGAGGCTGCCGCGCAATTGCTCGACCTGCAGGCGCCGCCGACCGCGATCTTCGCCTCGAACGACGACATGGCCGCCGCCGCGATCACCGTGGCGCACCGGCGCGGGCTGGACGTGCCGGGCGCGCTGACCGTCTGCGGCTTCGACGATACCGCGCTGGCCGTCTCGGTCTGGCCCGAACTGACCACGATCCGCCAGCCCACCGCCGAAATGGCGCGCCGCGCGGTGCGTCTGCTGATCGGCGAGATCCGTTCGCGCAATGGCGGCGCCGCTGCGGGCGACCATCCGCACGTGGTGGCGGAATTCAAGCTGATCCGCCGCGATTCCGACGCAGCGCCGCGCGCCTGA
- a CDS encoding SDR family NAD(P)-dependent oxidoreductase has translation MKITSMTNHSAIYPSLKGKRVLITGGGTGIGAGLVEAFAGQGAHVGFLDINAPAGEALSAALPGTHFRACDLRDLDATAAVLAELAEAIGGVDVLLNNAASDDRHGIDEVTPAYWDERMATNLRHQFFAAQAVVPGMKAQGGGVILNFGSISWHLGLPDLVLYQTAKAAVEGMTRAMARDLGADNIRVNTIVPGNVDTPRQKQWYTPEGEAEIMAAQCLKARIQPADVAALCLFLASDDGAMCTGHDYFVDAGWR, from the coding sequence ATGAAGATCACATCCATGACGAACCATTCGGCCATCTATCCCAGCCTCAAGGGCAAGCGGGTGCTCATCACCGGCGGCGGCACCGGCATCGGCGCGGGCCTTGTCGAGGCGTTTGCCGGGCAGGGCGCCCATGTCGGCTTCCTCGACATCAATGCCCCTGCCGGAGAGGCGCTGTCCGCGGCGCTGCCGGGCACGCATTTCCGCGCCTGCGATCTGCGCGATCTCGATGCGACGGCCGCGGTCCTGGCCGAGCTGGCCGAGGCGATCGGCGGTGTCGACGTGCTGCTCAACAATGCCGCGAGCGATGACCGGCACGGCATCGACGAAGTGACGCCGGCCTACTGGGACGAGCGCATGGCGACGAACCTGCGCCACCAGTTCTTCGCGGCGCAGGCGGTGGTGCCGGGCATGAAGGCGCAGGGCGGGGGCGTGATCCTGAACTTCGGTTCGATCAGCTGGCACCTCGGCCTGCCCGATCTCGTGCTCTACCAGACCGCCAAGGCGGCGGTGGAAGGCATGACCCGGGCCATGGCGCGCGACCTTGGCGCCGACAACATCCGCGTCAACACGATCGTGCCGGGCAATGTCGACACCCCGCGCCAGAAACAGTGGTACACCCCCGAGGGCGAGGCCGAGATCATGGCCGCACAGTGCCTCAAGGCCCGCATCCAGCCCGCCGACGTCGCCGCCCTCTGCCTCTTCCTCGCCTCAGACGACGGCGCCATGTGCACCGGGCACGACTACTTCGTCGATGCAGGTTGGAGGTAG
- a CDS encoding fumarylacetoacetate hydrolase family protein, translating to MPLMPSDWAQGTFVGRADFGEGPSPILVLRGELIDMSGVVPTVSALVEAGDFSGAGGVRLGAFDAAAVNLLSPVDLQCVKACGVTFATSAIERVIEERARGDWSAAAAIRERLEARIGGQIRSVVPGSDSAAQLKAALIEDGLWSQYLEVAIGPDAEVFTKSPVLSTMGVGAEIGVRSDSSWNNPEPEIALLVGSDGKAVGATLGNDVNLRDFEGRSALLLGKAKDNNASCALGPLVRLFDESFTIDHVRDAEVRLSITGEDGFVLSGKSNMAEISRDPLDLVRQTLSEHQYPDGFVLFLGTLFAPVQDRDEEGRGFTHKVGDVVTIESDRLGQLTNRVVTSRDAAPWSTGIGAFYANLLSRGLLKA from the coding sequence ATGCCGCTGATGCCGTCTGACTGGGCGCAGGGAACGTTCGTGGGCCGCGCGGACTTTGGGGAGGGGCCTAGCCCGATCCTGGTGCTGCGCGGCGAACTGATCGACATGTCGGGCGTGGTGCCCACGGTTTCGGCGCTGGTCGAGGCGGGCGATTTCTCGGGCGCGGGCGGGGTGCGGCTGGGCGCCTTCGATGCGGCGGCGGTGAACCTGCTCAGCCCGGTCGATCTCCAGTGCGTCAAGGCCTGCGGCGTGACTTTCGCCACTTCCGCGATCGAGCGGGTGATCGAGGAGCGCGCGCGGGGTGACTGGAGCGCGGCGGCCGCCATTCGCGAGCGGCTGGAAGCGCGTATCGGCGGGCAGATCCGCTCGGTGGTGCCCGGTTCCGACAGCGCCGCCCAGCTCAAGGCCGCGCTGATCGAGGACGGGCTGTGGTCGCAGTATCTCGAAGTCGCCATCGGGCCGGACGCGGAAGTGTTCACCAAGTCGCCGGTGCTTTCCACCATGGGCGTGGGCGCCGAGATCGGCGTGCGCTCGGATTCGAGCTGGAACAACCCCGAGCCCGAGATCGCCCTGCTGGTCGGCAGCGACGGCAAGGCCGTGGGCGCGACGCTCGGCAACGACGTGAACCTGCGCGATTTCGAGGGGCGCTCGGCGCTGCTGCTGGGCAAGGCCAAGGACAACAACGCCTCCTGCGCGCTCGGTCCGCTGGTGCGCCTGTTCGACGAGAGCTTCACCATCGACCATGTGCGCGATGCCGAAGTGCGGCTCTCGATCACCGGCGAGGACGGCTTCGTGCTGAGCGGCAAGAGCAACATGGCCGAGATCAGCCGCGATCCGCTCGACCTCGTGCGCCAGACGCTGAGCGAGCACCAGTATCCCGACGGCTTCGTGCTGTTCCTGGGCACACTGTTCGCGCCGGTGCAGGACCGCGACGAGGAAGGCCGCGGCTTCACGCACAAGGTCGGCGACGTGGTGACGATCGAGAGCGACCGGCTGGGCCAGCTCACCAACCGCGTCGTCACCTCGCGCGATGCGGCGCCGTGGAGCACCGGAATCGGGGCGTTTTACGCCAACCTGCTGTCGCGCGGACTGCTCAAGGCATGA